The genomic DNA ATCACGACGTTTGATTACTCGAACTCTATTAAGCATCACCTCACTCATAGGCGGTGCCGCTTTTATTAAACATTATAAAAAAGGATCGGTGCATCGACAAATCCCTGAATTTTTCCAGCATCCTGCACCCTATATATTTAGCCATCGTGGCGGTATGGCTGAGCGCCCTGAATCGACTATCCTTGCTTTCGATCATTCGGTTGAAATGAATCTTACAGGATTTGAAACAGATATTCGCATATCTAAAGATGAAAAAGTGATTGTATTTCATGATGCTGATGTCAACCGCACAACAAACGGTTCAGGTTACGTTCGTGACCATACTTTAGCTGAATTAAAAGCGCTTGATGCAGGTTATCGTTTTAAAGATTTGAATGGTAAAAAACCTTACCAAAACCATCCAGAAGCCAAAATTATGACGATGGATGAACTCTTATCTCGCTATCCTAATCAATTGGTCAATATTGATATTAAAGATCATCCTCAGAGTTACGAAGGACAAATTGCTGCCCAACGCTTATATGAGACAATCAAGCGAAACCACGCAGAAAAACGTGTCTTAGTAACCAGCTTTTATAAAGTGCAAATCGAACGTTTTTACGATATCAGCCGTGGCGAGATTGCAATTGGTGCAAGTCAAGCTGAGGTAACTGACGCAATTTTAAAATTATATTTAGGACTACATGCTTGGTACCGCGGACGCGCACAAACGTTTCAAATGCCTACTGATTTTCATCGCATTCCACTCGTTCAGCCAAAATTGATTAACTGGCTCAACCAATCTCATATTATCCCTGGCTATTATGGAGTCAATAGTGTGGATGCAATGCACGACCTTGTAGAACAAGGTGTGCATACGATTGTTACTGATCGCCCTACGATTGGACGCCAGTTTCTCACTGCTTATCGCTCCAACATCTAGAATTCATCGCACACATCAACCTAACGCAAAAAGCCAATTTAAGCATTAAGAAAAACGAATTTCTTAACATGTTTAAATTGGCTTTTGCTATTGCGCATTATTTGATGCACTTTTTATTTAATACCTACTTAAAGTTGCGGATGACATTGACAGCTTGCACCTGTCGCACAACCGCCTGTAGTCAAAGCTTCAAATAGCGGTGTACCTGCATCAATCTTTACATTTTCTGAAACACTGGTTCCAATAATCGTTACAACTTCATCTAAGAGTTGCTGTAACTCTGTTTCAAATCTTTTAAAATTAACAACACTTTTATGCATTTCGTACGCTTTTTTAAGGCGTCTTGTTTGTCTCATCACTTCTTGATAATCAGGATGATAGCGACCAAAACGTTGAACTTCATCATACTTCACTTTACTTTTTAAAAAATCATCATATAAGCTTTGCGCAACTTGATCGGATTCCAGAGATGATTTTGCCTTTTGATAAGCATCGAAAGCTTCTGAAGCTTTAATTTTATCAGCCAATTCATCAGCTTGATCTAAAACTGCCATGAGCGCTTCATCGTACACTTTCTTCATCACCTTTCTCTAAAAATATTAATAGATAATATTGTTGTTCGACTTCACCACCCATTTCTTGATATTTTTTACTTAACATCCGGGAGCGGTGAACATCTGAATTAATCCAACTGTGGACGAGTGAAGGGACATCGTTGAAATTATAACCTACATTTTGCGATACAGATTGATAATGTATATCTGTTTTATTAACAAGGTCGTTTAAGTTACTTTCTGTAAATTCTGCATTAGCAGCATCTCCAGAATTAAACAAATCAACAGTTGCAACATCTTCTAAAGTCTGATTCACTTTTAAAGGTTGTCGTCCATTGAGTTTACGAATTTCGTTGGTTAACTCATACAATGTCAATCGTTGGTTCACATTTTGATCTGAAGGCTTATCTTTTGCGTTCTCCTTGTCTGTTTCTTTAGAGCTACTATTGTTTTGGGCATAAGGGTTGATATCTGCTAATGCTTCTTTGTCGAGATAGCGAATACCGATAACTTTATTTCTTTGTTGATCAATAAAGACTTGCGCATAAATATTACCAAATTGAATAAGAGACTGTGTTTTAATGTCTTTATCAGATAACTCATAATGATAATTTTGATTTTTTACGGTAAATTGAGGCTCAGTATTGATTGAATATGAATTAAAAAGGTTCGACGCGGTATCATTGATTTTGATAGGCCCCGTTTCATTTTGAGATTTTGCCCCCGTCACATAAACCGATTTCACTTTATTGTGTTTTGTTAAAAACAACATATAGCGGTCGTCATCTTTAAAAACAAAACATTTATAATCTTTCTGATACGAATAGATACGATCCGCGATACCGTAGCGATCCATTACATGCTGAATTGGCTTACCCATTAGAGTTCCGACGCCAGTCGTTAATTTTGGATTTTCACCTTCATTTTTTTTAATATGCGGCGTCTTTTCTTTCTTTGTCGTAGTAGATTGATTCGGATTTTCTAGAACATCAAATTCTAGCTTTGGCGAATAAAAAAGATACACTAAAAACCCTACTAACAATAAAACTGCAACTACTTTTAAAACTTTACTTTTCATTGTATCCTCCCTTCACCTATGCTTGTCGTCTGAGCAACGAACGTTGTCATTTTGTATAATCCATAATGTTTGAGAAACGCATTCTTAATACTCCAATGATTAATTTGAACTAATTGGGTTCAAAACAAATATGTTAATGAGTTAAGAAACGCCAATATTCATTAGACGTCTGTCACTCTCTAACATATCACTAGAGTCATAAACTTGTATTGATTAACGTATGACTTTACTTCCATTAAATGTATATTAATTTATCATCGCACTTTTTATTCCATCATTTCAATACCTGAGTCGTTTAAAAGTCAATCGTATTTATTTTAACAAAACAATACCCTTTGTGAGAAAAAAATTAACCCCGGGTCAATTGCATTACTTGATGCTTGTGTATCAAATTTGAAAATACGTCTCATTCGCCATAGTCTAAATATATGATAAAAAGAGCGGAACAGAAATCTAAAGTCACCAAGTAGATTTCGACGCTCCGCTCTTCTAAAATAACGCGATTGGTCTTAAAGAGGCTCAATCCAAATATTTAAAACCCAAATGTTGCTTTAATCAGAGAAGTTGTTTCTCCACCAGGATAAAGAACATATAAAAGAATATAAACAGCTACACCTGTAATTGCGGTAAAAAACCAAACTACCGATGCAATAGGCCCCACTTTTCTATGTACATTGTATTTGTCTCTTAATCCCGTAATAATTTGTACTAGCCCTAACACACCACCAACTGTGGCAAGTGTAATATGAAAAACTAGAAAAATTGTGTAATAAACTTTGACGGAAGCAGGCCCACCAAAAGCAGTGTTACCGATAAATATCGTACGACTCGCATAAATTAGAAAGAACGTCACTGCAAACACTGCTGCCCATAGCATTGTTTTTTTATGCTGCTCGATGCGACGTTTCCATATCAAGCGCCAACCTATCGCAACTAGTATGGCACTGATAACAATACACGTCGTACTTATTGTAGGTAAAATAGGTACATTCATGATATTCATTCCTCACTCGTAATCTTTTTAAATCATTTTAATTAAAGAGATAACGACAACAAGAGCAAAAAACAGAACGAGGTAATTTAAAGAATAGATAAACATCTTTGTTGCCCATTTTGTTTGATTCGTTGACGTTTTAAAACTTGTCAATCCTAATAATATCCACCCGATATTCAATAATGATGCTAAGACAATAAATACACTACCTAATTCGTGCATTAAGAATGGAAGTGGCAAGAGTAAAACCAACCACAAAAACATACCTAAACGTGTACGCTTAAATCCTTTAACAGATGGCAACATAGGAACTTGAGCCATCACATATTCATCTTTACGCTTAATTGCGAGTGCATAAAAATGAATAGGTTGCCAACAAAATACAACTAAAAATAATGCCCACGCCATCATACTAAGTTCGCCGTTGATTGCAACCCAACCAATTAAAGGTGGTACCGCTCCGGGAAAACTACCAATGACAGTATTCCATGTTGTATGACGTTTTGACCATATAGAATAAAATGACACATAGCCGACAATACCTGTTAAACCAATCACGCCAGCCGGCATATTAATCATAAACAATAAGATTTCACCAACAATCATCATTCCAAAACTTAATAGAAGTAACTGACGGTCTGAAATGCGATCGTTAACGGTCGGTCTATTTTGTTTACTTGGCATCACTTGGTCGATATCTTGGTCATAATAATTGTTAAGTGCACATGCGCCTCCCATTACGAGTGTTGATCCCAACATCATAATAATAATTTGTGGAATAGAAGCTAAAAACGCATGATGAGACATCACAATCGCTAACCAAGCACCCGCAAATGAAGGAATTAAGTTGCCTTGGACAAGACCTAACTTAATGATTTGTTTCAGTTCCTTGTAAGTGATGCGGCCGGAAGTGTGTGATATAACTTCTGACTTTGCCATCAATTCCCCCCCTTTTTCAAATAACATATACACCAATGATATATGAAAGGCGTAAGAATGACCAGTTTAAATAAGAAAAATTTGTGACACTTTATCGACATTCTGAAAAACTTCACTCTAAAAACACATTTTTATGAAAGCTTTTTGATATAATGACAGTAATGTAAATTAATAAAAATGATTTACTATTTTATGTAATAGTGGGGTGTTTGAGATTGTTTAATAAGCGAAACCTAAAGTGGCTAGCTGTCGTATCAACATTGATAATGACTTGGGTTCAACTTGGTGGTGCACTCGTTACAAAAACGGGCTCAGAAGACGGATGTGGATCTGACTGGCCACTATGCCATGGTGCTTTCTTGCCCCAAAATCTACCTATAGATACCATTATTGAATTGAGTCACAGAGCAGTATCTGGTTTATCAGTGATATTTGTGACATGGCTCGTCATTACTGCTTGGAAAAATATCGGTCATATTAAAGAGGTAAAACCTTTAAGTCTTATTAGTATCGGTTTCTTACTTATTCAAGCTTTGGTAGGGGCTGCTGCTGTCGTTTGGCAACAAAATGATTATGTTTTAGCACTACATTTTGGTATTTCGTTAATTAGTTTTTCATCAGTTTTTGTTTTAACATTAATTATTTTTGATTTAGACCAAAAATATGAAGCGAATAAGGTACATATTAAAAAGCCACTTCAAGTATACACTTGGGTGATGACTATCATTATTTATTTAACGATTTATACAGGTGCACTTGTACGACACACAGATTCTAGTCTCGCATACGGTTCATGGCCTGTACCATTTAATGATATTGTCCCACATGATGTACATGATTGGGTACAACTCGCGCATAGATTTATGGCACTGATTGCCTTTATCGCAGTGCTTGTCGCTTACATTCATGCGGTCAAATATTATCCGAATATCCGGACAATCCAATACGGGTACACTGCAAGTTTTATACTGATTATTTTACAAGTAACAACTGGGGCGTTATCTATCGTTACAAATGTTAATTTAATCATTGCATTATTCCACGCCTTATTTATCACGTTGCTCTTTGGACTAATCAGTTATTTCCTACTACTTATACTGCGGTCAAATCGCGGAGAACAATAGCACAAATATGCATCTAATCATTTTATTTAACATAAAAGCTAATTCCCTTTTTAAAAGTTGGGAATTAGCTTTTTTATTGTAGAAATCGCTACAACTCGAATTATTTTATGATTCTGCTTCTATCTCAATAAGTAAGTCTTGAGATTCAATACTGTCATTCGCTGAAACATGAATTTTTTTGATTGTTCCTTTAAAAGGTGCTTGAATCGTTGTTTCCATTTTCATAGCTTCACTAATAATCAATGACTGTCCTGCCTCAACTTGCTCACCTTCAGCTACTTTAACTTCTATAATTGTACCCGGCATCTGTGCACCAATATGTGTTGGATCTGCTTTATCCGCTTTCGGTTTCGCTAGATGAGAAGCTTGAATGTTTTCATCTTTCACTTGAATACGGCGTGCTTGACCATTCATATCAAAGAAGACAGTTCGTACACCATTTTCATCAGGATTTGTAATTGTTTTAAGTTGGATAATTAAAATTTTACCTTTATCAATCTCGATTTCTATTTTTTCATTATCTCTCATACCAAAGAAGAATGTTGGTGTATCTAAAATGGCAACATTACCAAACTGCTCATATGTTTTAACATATTGCTCGTACACTTTTGGATATAACGCATAGCTAATGAGGTCTTGCTCTGTCACCTTTTCTTGTTGCTTTTCCTGCAATTCTTCACGAAGTGCATCAAAATCGATTGGCTCTAAATATTCACCAGGACGCTCAGTGAGTGGCGCTTGTCCTTTCAATATAACACGTTGTAAATCCTTATTGAAGCCGTTAACAGGTTGCCCAATCTCACCTTTAAAAAATGACACAACAGATTCTGGAAAATCTAATTTATGTCCTTGAGCAACAACATCTTTTTCGTCCAATTCATTTTGAACCATATAAAGCGCCATGTCACCGACTACTTTTGAAGATGGCGTTACTTTAACAATATCGCCAAATAAGAAATTCACGCGACGGTACATGTCTTTCACTTCACTAAAACGTTCACCTAAACCTAAGCTTTTAGCTTGTTGACGAAGATTTGAATATTGACCACCTGGCATTTCATGTTGATAGATTTCCGTATGTGGCGATTTCATATCACTTTCAAAATCACTATAGTATGGACGTACTGCATCCCAATAATGAGAAAGTGTTTCATGACCTTCGATGTCCATGCGAATCTTACGCTCAAAACCACTCATTGCGTAGTAGATCGAGTTACTACTTGGTTGACTCGTCAAACCTGACATCGCAGCAACCGCAGTATCGATAATATCTACGCCAGCATCAATAGCTTGCTTGTATGTTAAAATACCGTTACCACTTGTATCATGTGTATGCAAATGAATAGGAAGATTAACTGCTGCTTTCAGTTCACCAATTAACTCGTAGGCAGCTCTCGGTTTTAGTAAGCCGGCCATATCTTTAATGGCTAACATATGGAAACCTTCTCTTTCTAATGTCTGTGCCATCTTCACATAATAATCTAACGTATAAACATCTGAACGTTCTGGGTTTAAAATATCGCCTGTATAACAGATTGTCCCTTCTGAAATTTTACCTGCTTTTTGAACCGCTTCATTCGCAACTTTCATTTGCTCTACCCAGTTAAGTGAGTCAAATATTCTAAACACATCTATACCCGCTGCAGCACTTTCCTCAACAAACTTTTGAATGACATTGTCTGGATAATTTTTATAACCTACAGCATTTGACGCACGTAATAACATTTGAAATAGGACATTCGGTATCGCTTTTCTTAATTTACTTAAACGTTCCCACGGATTTTCTTTCAAAAAGTTATAGGCTACATCAAATGTAGCGCCGCCCCACATTTCAAGTGAAAAATTATCTTTCATCACATTGGCTGTTTCAGGCGCAATTTTCAAAAGATCATGTGTCCGCACCCGTGTCGCTAATAAAGATTGGTGCGCATCTCTAAACGTCGTATCTGTTAAAAGGACTTCATCCTGCGCTTTAACCCAATCCGCAACAGCTTGAGGACCTTTCTCATCTAACAACTGTTTCGTCCCTCTTAACTGAGCAATCGCTTTCGTATCCGTAGTAGGAATATCCGGGTGTTCAAAATTTGGTTTTGGTCGTTTCTCTACATTCGGAAAACCATTTATTGTGACATTTCCGATATATTCTAATGTTTTTGTCCCTCTGTCACGCGAAGGTTGAATCACAAATAACTCTGGTGAAGCCTCAAGAAACTTAGTTGTGTAATCGCCAGAAGCAAATTGAGCATGATTAATGACATTACGCAAAAATGGGATATTCGTTTTTACACCCCTAATACGCATTTCTTGTAATGAGCGCTCCATCTTTTCTCGTGCTTCCTTATAACTGATGGCGTGTGTTGATACTTTAACAAGCAATGAATCATAAAAAGGCGAAATTTCTGCACCTTGGAAGGCATCACCTGCATCTAAACGAACACCAAAACCTCCACTTGAGCGATAAGCTACGATGCGACCCGTATCAGGCATAAAATCTTGAGTAGGATCTTCAGTTGTGATTCGACATTGTATTGCATAACCTAAAGTATGAATCTCGTCTTGGCGTGGCATTGCAATCGCTTCATCATGTAGAGACTCACCGTCAGCAATCAAAATTTGTGTTTTAACGATATCCACACCTGTAATCATTTCAGTAATTGTATGTTCAACTTGTACGCGTGGGTTTACTTCTATAAAGTAAAAATCATCACCAGAAACTAGAAATTCAACGGTTCCTGCATTGACATATTTAATCTTTTTCATTAAATCGACTGCCGCATCACAAATACGCATTCTTAATGCCGTCGGTAAACTTACAGAAGGTGCCACCTCTACCACTTTTTGATGACGACGTTGGACTGAACAGTCTCTTTCATATAAATGAATGATATTGCCCGCTTCATCACCAATAATTTGAACTTCAATGTGTTTTGGATTATCAATAAACTTTTCAATGTAAACTTCACTATTACCAAATGATTTTTCAGCTTCGGATTTGGCACGTGTAAAGGCTTCTTCAAGTTCAGATGCTTCCTTTACAATTCTCATACCTTTACCGCCGCCACCGCTTGTCGCTTTAATCATTAACGGGAACCCTGCTTCTTCTGCAAAAGCTTTAGCTCGTTCAAAATTGTCAACCGGGCCATCCGTTCCCGGTATCACCGGTAGCTCTGCTTTAATGGCTGTTTCACGCGCTTTAACTTTGTCGCCAAACATATCTAAATGTTCGAGGTGCGGTCCAATGAAGATAATATCTTCTTCTGCACATCGTTTTGCAAAATGCATATTTTCACTTAGGAAGCCGTAACCTGGATGAATTGCATCAACATCTGCATCTTTTGCCACTTGAATGATGCGTTCAATATTTAAATAACTTTCTGATGGACCAAGATCTTCGCCAACTAAATACGAT from Staphylococcus schleiferi includes the following:
- a CDS encoding glycerophosphodiester phosphodiesterase, yielding MTQSRRLITRTLLSITSLIGGAAFIKHYKKGSVHRQIPEFFQHPAPYIFSHRGGMAERPESTILAFDHSVEMNLTGFETDIRISKDEKVIVFHDADVNRTTNGSGYVRDHTLAELKALDAGYRFKDLNGKKPYQNHPEAKIMTMDELLSRYPNQLVNIDIKDHPQSYEGQIAAQRLYETIKRNHAEKRVLVTSFYKVQIERFYDISRGEIAIGASQAEVTDAILKLYLGLHAWYRGRAQTFQMPTDFHRIPLVQPKLINWLNQSHIIPGYYGVNSVDAMHDLVEQGVHTIVTDRPTIGRQFLTAYRSNI
- a CDS encoding YlbF family regulator — protein: MYDEALMAVLDQADELADKIKASEAFDAYQKAKSSLESDQVAQSLYDDFLKSKVKYDEVQRFGRYHPDYQEVMRQTRRLKKAYEMHKSVVNFKRFETELQQLLDEVVTIIGTSVSENVKIDAGTPLFEALTTGGCATGASCQCHPQL
- a CDS encoding CAP-associated domain-containing protein encodes the protein MKSKVLKVVAVLLLVGFLVYLFYSPKLEFDVLENPNQSTTTKKEKTPHIKKNEGENPKLTTGVGTLMGKPIQHVMDRYGIADRIYSYQKDYKCFVFKDDDRYMLFLTKHNKVKSVYVTGAKSQNETGPIKINDTASNLFNSYSINTEPQFTVKNQNYHYELSDKDIKTQSLIQFGNIYAQVFIDQQRNKVIGIRYLDKEALADINPYAQNNSSSKETDKENAKDKPSDQNVNQRLTLYELTNEIRKLNGRQPLKVNQTLEDVATVDLFNSGDAANAEFTESNLNDLVNKTDIHYQSVSQNVGYNFNDVPSLVHSWINSDVHRSRMLSKKYQEMGGEVEQQYYLLIFLEKGDEESVR
- a CDS encoding DUF420 domain-containing protein, which codes for MNVPILPTISTTCIVISAILVAIGWRLIWKRRIEQHKKTMLWAAVFAVTFFLIYASRTIFIGNTAFGGPASVKVYYTIFLVFHITLATVGGVLGLVQIITGLRDKYNVHRKVGPIASVVWFFTAITGVAVYILLYVLYPGGETTSLIKATFGF
- the cyoE gene encoding heme o synthase, yielding MAKSEVISHTSGRITYKELKQIIKLGLVQGNLIPSFAGAWLAIVMSHHAFLASIPQIIIMMLGSTLVMGGACALNNYYDQDIDQVMPSKQNRPTVNDRISDRQLLLLSFGMMIVGEILLFMINMPAGVIGLTGIVGYVSFYSIWSKRHTTWNTVIGSFPGAVPPLIGWVAINGELSMMAWALFLVVFCWQPIHFYALAIKRKDEYVMAQVPMLPSVKGFKRTRLGMFLWLVLLLPLPFLMHELGSVFIVLASLLNIGWILLGLTSFKTSTNQTKWATKMFIYSLNYLVLFFALVVVISLIKMI
- a CDS encoding COX15/CtaA family protein produces the protein MFNKRNLKWLAVVSTLIMTWVQLGGALVTKTGSEDGCGSDWPLCHGAFLPQNLPIDTIIELSHRAVSGLSVIFVTWLVITAWKNIGHIKEVKPLSLISIGFLLIQALVGAAAVVWQQNDYVLALHFGISLISFSSVFVLTLIIFDLDQKYEANKVHIKKPLQVYTWVMTIIIYLTIYTGALVRHTDSSLAYGSWPVPFNDIVPHDVHDWVQLAHRFMALIAFIAVLVAYIHAVKYYPNIRTIQYGYTASFILIILQVTTGALSIVTNVNLIIALFHALFITLLFGLISYFLLLILRSNRGEQ
- a CDS encoding pyruvate carboxylase, giving the protein MKRINKLLVANRGEIAIRIFRAATELGIQTVAIYSKEDMGSLHRYKADESYLVGEDLGPSESYLNIERIIQVAKDADVDAIHPGYGFLSENMHFAKRCAEEDIIFIGPHLEHLDMFGDKVKARETAIKAELPVIPGTDGPVDNFERAKAFAEEAGFPLMIKATSGGGGKGMRIVKEASELEEAFTRAKSEAEKSFGNSEVYIEKFIDNPKHIEVQIIGDEAGNIIHLYERDCSVQRRHQKVVEVAPSVSLPTALRMRICDAAVDLMKKIKYVNAGTVEFLVSGDDFYFIEVNPRVQVEHTITEMITGVDIVKTQILIADGESLHDEAIAMPRQDEIHTLGYAIQCRITTEDPTQDFMPDTGRIVAYRSSGGFGVRLDAGDAFQGAEISPFYDSLLVKVSTHAISYKEAREKMERSLQEMRIRGVKTNIPFLRNVINHAQFASGDYTTKFLEASPELFVIQPSRDRGTKTLEYIGNVTINGFPNVEKRPKPNFEHPDIPTTDTKAIAQLRGTKQLLDEKGPQAVADWVKAQDEVLLTDTTFRDAHQSLLATRVRTHDLLKIAPETANVMKDNFSLEMWGGATFDVAYNFLKENPWERLSKLRKAIPNVLFQMLLRASNAVGYKNYPDNVIQKFVEESAAAGIDVFRIFDSLNWVEQMKVANEAVQKAGKISEGTICYTGDILNPERSDVYTLDYYVKMAQTLEREGFHMLAIKDMAGLLKPRAAYELIGELKAAVNLPIHLHTHDTSGNGILTYKQAIDAGVDIIDTAVAAMSGLTSQPSSNSIYYAMSGFERKIRMDIEGHETLSHYWDAVRPYYSDFESDMKSPHTEIYQHEMPGGQYSNLRQQAKSLGLGERFSEVKDMYRRVNFLFGDIVKVTPSSKVVGDMALYMVQNELDEKDVVAQGHKLDFPESVVSFFKGEIGQPVNGFNKDLQRVILKGQAPLTERPGEYLEPIDFDALREELQEKQQEKVTEQDLISYALYPKVYEQYVKTYEQFGNVAILDTPTFFFGMRDNEKIEIEIDKGKILIIQLKTITNPDENGVRTVFFDMNGQARRIQVKDENIQASHLAKPKADKADPTHIGAQMPGTIIEVKVAEGEQVEAGQSLIISEAMKMETTIQAPFKGTIKKIHVSANDSIESQDLLIEIEAES